The nucleotide sequence CGTTTGAGTGCCGCAAAAGAAAAGCAGAGCATCTCATATCCCGGGTAACGGATGCTCTGGAGGCGCGCGGGAGATACAGGAGACAAATATGGCAAAAGTGATTGTTGTAACTTCCGGTAAAGGTGGCGTTGGCAAAACGACATCTACCGCCGCAATCGGCGCCGCGCTGGCGCAACGCGGCGAGAAGACCGTCGTTATCGATTTCGATGTCGGCCTGCGCAACCTCGACCTCGTCATGGGAGCGGAACGCCGCGTCGTGTTCGATCTGGTCAATGTCATTCAGGGCGATGCAAAGCTTCCGCAGGCCTTGATCCGCGACAAGCGTCTTGAGACGCTCTATCTGCTGCCGGCTTCGCAGACACGCGACAAGGATAATCTGACCATCGAGGGCGTCGACCGCGTCATGGAAGACCTCAAGAAGGAGTTCGACTGGATCATTTGCGACAGCCCTGCCGGAATTGAACGCGGTGCCACGCTGGCAATGCGCCATGCAGACATGGCGGTGGTCGTCACAAATCCCGAAGTATCGTCGGTGCGTGATTCCGATCGCATTATCGGCCTGCTGGACGCCAAGACGCTCAAGGCCGAGCGTGGCGAACGTGTGGAAAAACATCTTCTCCTGACCCGTTACGACCCGGTTCGCGCTGAACGCGGCGATATGCTGAAGGTTGAAGACGTTCTGGAAATCCTGTCCATCCCGCTTCTGGGCATCATTCCCGAAAGCCAGGACGTTCTGCGGGCCTCCAATATTGGTTCCCCCGTGACGCTTGCCGATCAGCGCAGTGCGCCTGCATTGGCTTACCTCGACGCAGCCCGCCGCCTTGCCGGTGAAGAAGTGCCGATGACTGTTCCATCCGAAAAGCGCGGCCTTCTGGGTAAACTTTTCGGAAGGAGAGCGGCATGAGCCTGTTTCGTTTCTTCAGCAAACCTGCTTCCGCGCCACAAGCGCGCGAACGGTTGCAGGTTCTGCTCGCCCATGAAAGGGCATCGCACGAACATTCCGATCTTGTCGCGGTATTGCGGGAGGAAATCCTTGCCGTCATCGCCAAGCATATCCAGATCGATCGTGACAAGGTCAGCGTGAAAATGGATCGGGGCGACCAGATGTCGACGCTGGAAGTCGATATCGAGCTTCCACTGAAGACGAAAGCGAAGGTGCGGGCAGCCTGACGAACACCGAACTTGCGGATAGCCAGAAAGATGGAGGGAAAACCATGAACCGCGGTGCACTTCTCACCAGATTGAAGGAGCTTCAGGAGCTTCCAAAGTTTCAGAAGCGGGATATCTGTAGCATAAGCGCTTTCTTGCAGCTCGAGGCACTGGCAGAGCACGTCAGGGTCTGTGAAGAGGCAGCAGGTGTCGCGCAAACGGGGCAGGATCATTGATCCTGCCTTTTTCTTGTTGTTCGCTTGGGCGATAGACAGCTCTTCGGAAAGCCAGCCGGAAGAGCGCGCCGGATATTCGCGCCTTCACGGCACGGCAAAGAACATCTGCAAATAGCAGCCGAGGAAAACAAGGGCGATCAGCGCCGCGATGAGGAACAGGAGCTTCATTCTTCATGCATCGCTCAATCGCTGTTCACGTTCAAGAAAACAGATGGTGATTGACCGAAGGGTAAGGAAAAGCCTTGTCTGGTTTCTCGCCTTGCGACAGCGCGCCCGGTTGGATGGCAGTCATTTTTGAGGAAGGGGCGCAAGTTCCCGGCGCGCTGTCGTGAGGACGGTCTGCGTCAATCCTGCAAGTCGGTCGGCCGCCAGGCGGTTCACTTGCCAGAACAAGGGAATATCCAGAGCCGTATCGGGGATTAGCTCAACCAGCCGCCCGGCTTTCAGATGCTCGCCGACCAATTGCACCGGGTTCATCCCCCATCCCATGCCTGACAGGCTTGCATCGACGAAGGCCTGCGTCGAGGGAAGCCAATGCGTCGGGCAAGTCATATCGGTTCCGAGAACAGAACGGACCCAGCGATCCTGCAATCTGTCCTTTTGGTTAAATGTCAGCGCGGGGGCCTTGGCAATCGCATCGCGGGTTACTCCGTCGGGAAAATACCGGGTGATGAAATCCGGCGATGCTGTGGCGCGATAGCGAAGAGTACCAAGCGGGGTGAGACGGCAGCCTTGCACGGGTTTGGGCAGGGAAGTGACAGCGGCGACGACGCGTCCCCGTTGCAGCCATTCGGCGGTGTGATCCTGGTCATCGACGGCAATGTTGAAGAGATAATCCGATGCGGTGCTGAAATGCGAAATCGCATTCAGAAACCAGGTGCCAAGGCTATCGGCGTTGGTGGCTATATGAAGCGTAACGCGCTGAGCACTATTCTCGCTGCCGGACAGTCCTGGCAATTCCGCCAGAAGCTCTCGTTCGAGCATGCCGACCTGCTCGATGTGACGGCATAGCCAATCACCCTTTTCAGTTGCCGTGCAGGGCGTTCCCCGCTCAATCAGGACCGCGCCCAGCCGCTCTTCCAGATGTTTGACGCGCTGGGAGATCGCAGACGGCGTAACACTCAAAGCACGTGCGGCTTTTTCAAAGCTGCCTGTCTGCACTACCATTGCCACTGCTCTCAGAGCAGAATAGTCGATCATTAGGTTTCCTAAACTGAGTTTATCAGATTTAACTATTCTAATGGGCTTCCGTCCGCTATCCAAGGGCCAACTTACTCCCAGATGGCGACCACTCATGAATCCTTCCGTCTACGTCACCGGCCTCACCATGGGCCTCAGCCTGATTGTTGCTATTGGCGCGCAAAACGCCTTCGTGTTGCGGCAGGGATTGCGGGATGAGCATGTGTTTGCTGTCAGTCTCGTTTGCGCCATATCGGATGCCATATTGATCCTTATTGGCGTGACGAGCTTCCAGAAGATCGCTGCCATCATGCCGGCGCTCGATCCCATCATGCGATACGGCGGAGCGGCTTTTCTGATCTGGTATGGTGCCCGAAGCCTCCATTCGGCCTTCACATCCTCTGCCGTACTGGCGACGGCGAACGGGGCGTCCGTAAGCCTGACGAGGACGCTGGCAACCTGTCTGGCGCTGACATGGCTCAATCCGCATGTTTATCTGGACACGGTCGTTCTTCTCGGAACGATCTCCACGCAGTTTCCCGGTTTGGAAACATCGTTTGCCGCAGGTGCGATCACTGCGTCTTTCGTGTTCTTCTTTTCGCTCGGTTTCGGTGCCCGCTGGTTGCGCCCGATTTTCGCCCGTCCATCTTCCTGGCGTATTCTGGAAGGCGTGATTGCACTTACGATGTGGTCAATTGCGCTGAAGCTCGTGATCGGCATGTAAGGAAAAAGCCGGAAGCGATAAACGCATCCGGCTTTTTTGAGTTTTCAGTGGGACGTTGTCTATAGTCCCATTGCCTTGAGTTCCTGAAGCGGAGGGATCGTCTCGAACATGACAGGATCGAGGCGGTCCCAGATGATCCCGCAGGTCGGCTTATGCGGGTCTTTAACCTCTATGGTGCGGGTGGGCGTGAAAATCACGTCCGCAACCGTGTCGTAGATATCGGGCGTCAGCTTTTCGGACAGAACCTGACAATCATGCACGACAGCGGCTGCCGGCGTAGCGGCGGTGATGCGACCCAGACGGTAGAGCATGCCCCATTCGGCATCGAAGAAACCATGCCCCTTGCCGAAACGGACCCCTTCCAGATTGATGGCCCCGGTGCCCGTGACCATGTAGTCGATGACCGGCAGGGCCGAGATGTCTTTCAGCGTTACCGGCTGCCCGACACGCTCCATGCCGTCAAGCGTTGACGCATAGAGGTAGTGATCCGGCGAAATCAGTTTCGGATCGAGAACCCAGAAGCCGCGCCTGATGGAGTAAGTGGTTATCAGAACGGTCTTGCCGTCCTTGAGGGCCTGAAGGCGAAGGCGGTCGAGACAATTGTCGGGCGTGATGAAGATGAAATCGGCATTCTGATAATAGCGATGGCTGGTCAGGCGGGCGACCGCCTCCTCGCCGCCTTCAAAATCCGCGATGAATTCGCCAAAGTCGAAATGGAAACGGCTATCCGGAACAGCGACCTTGCGCAACTCGCTCCACACACGTTCGCGAACGGAAGCTTTGTGATCGGTGATTTCCATGGGGACTCCTTGCATTTTAGTCTGCCGGGCTCATACCCCGGCGGGCGAGCACACGGCGCTCGCAGAGGGCTACGATCTGGTAGAAAAAGACAGACAGCATGACGGAGACCACGGCGACGGCCCAGATCATGCCGTAGTCGAGATATCCGCGCGATTGGTTGAGCAGGTTTCCAAGGCCTGTTCCGGTGGCCAGCCATTCGGCGATCATGACCCCGAGCAGAGCGCGCGGCACGGCGAGGCGGATGGCCGCGAAGAGATAGGGCAGGGACGCTGGCACCGACACCAGGCGTATCTGTTTCCAGACATTCGCGCCGTATGCGCGGGGTACATCCAGCGCAGCCCGGGGAACCAATGCCATACCCTGCGCCATGGTGACGAAGGCGGGAAAGAATGTGACCGAAATGGTGATCCAGAGGATGACGGACGGCCCGCGCCCCAGCAACAGAACGAGCAGAGGCGTCAGTGCAACCAGAGGCATCGTCTGAGTGACGAGGGCGACAGGCATGAAGCCGCGCACGATGGCTGGTTTGGCGACGGACGCAATGGCGAGTGCAAAGGCAAACAGGATGCCGGCGGCCATGCCGAGAAATGTGAGCGGCAAAGTCTGCAAAAGCGCTGTCAGCAGTTTGGTCTGGGCGGCGGTCGCGGACGGAGCGAGGAACAGATAATCGAACAGTCCGGCAGGTGTTTTCGCTATCATGGCTGGCGTTCCCATGACGACAAGCAACAGCCACCACAAAAGGAACGGAAGCGCGACTGAACAGACAGTGAGAACATAGTTCAGCCCGCGAGAGCGGTGTTGGACAACATCTGGAGCGCTGGCCGGGACGGTGATTGCCTTGGTGCTGCCCGTCAGTACCTTCGCAACAACAGAGAATAGCGCATAGGCCAGCCCCGCGAGCAGGGTAGCGCACAGGCCGATGCCCCATAACCGGGTCGGTTCGGCTCTCCCGAGAGAACCGATCAGATAGGCACCAAGACCGAAGCGACCTCCTCCGCCGAATTCGGCCAGGATGGAACCCAGAACCGCATTCGGAGCAGCAATGCGTAGACCCGCGAGAATCGACGGAAGTGCAGATCGCAATTGCGCCAGGCGCAGCACTTTCCAGCGGTTGCCGCCATATGCACGAACGATATCGATCATGCGGCGGTCCGTCTGGCTGATGCCTGTTACGGTGGCGGCCATGGTGATGAAATAACAACCAAGCGCTGCCAGCGTAATACGCGGCGTCATGCCCGAAAAGGTCAGCACCAGAATGGGCGATATGGCGATTGGAGGCAGTGCGAAAATCGCGATGTTGACGCCACGTCCGAGCTTTGCAGCAGCAGGAAATAGCGCGAACAGGATGCCTGCTGCCACGGCGATGAGATTGCCGATGATAAATCCAGCGCCTGCGCCTTCAAGTGTTGCCAGTATATGGGCGGGATAGTCGGCCCGATCTATCCAGAGACGAGCCAGTATAGCCGACGGTGCCGGAAGGGCGCCATCTGCGATCAGTGAGAAGCGACCGCATATCTCCCATATCGCAAGAAGGATAATCCAGTTGCGCAAGGTCGAGAGATGGGTGGACGGCTTCACGTCAGCCATGCAGGGCCTCCGCGATGGCATCCTCCAGCGCGTGGAACTGCGATGTGCTGAAAATCTCGGGGCTGCGCGGGCGCTCCAATGGAATATCGATGATCTGCGCGATGCGTCCGGGGCGACTGTGCATCACCACGATCCGGTCGGCGAGGAAAACCGCCTCGTCTATGCCGTGGGTAACAAGCAGGGTGGTCGCCTTGCTTTCCAGCCATATGCGTTGAAGCTCAATATTCATCTGGCGGCGCAATATCTGGTCGAGTGCGCCGAAAGGCTCGTCGAGAAACAGAACGCGCGGATCGGTAACCAGTGAGCGGGCAATTGCGACGCGCTGGCGCATGCCACCGGAAAGCTCGCCCGGAAGCGCCTTTTCGAAGCCTTTGAGACCGACAAGAGCGATAAGCTCGGCAATTCTGTGAGACTTCGCAGAACGCGAAAGACCGAGGACATCAAGCGGCAAAGCGATATTGTCTTCGACGCTGCGCCAGGGCATGAGCGCCGCGTCCTGAAAGGCCACGCCCGTCAGCCCGGCTTTTGCCGCCTTGACGGGGCTTTTATCCATAACCGAAATCGCGCCGCTGTCGGGTCGGTCAAGACCGAGTGCCAGCCGCAACATGGTCGACTTGCCGCAGCCCGATGGCCCGATAAGTGCTGTGAACGACCCGGCCGGGCATTCAAGGGAGACATCGGATAATGCAATTACATTCGTGCCACGCCCTGAAAAGGAGCGTGTCACGTTTTCAAGTTTGATCCCGGACATTTCTGGCATCAAATCTCTTCAAGAAGCGTGGTGTCGAAATGATCGCGCTTGGCGGCGATGCCGATCGTACCGAGAGCCGCGATCGTTTTTTCGATGGCTTCCTCGCTCATGGAGAATATGCCATGGGGGGACTCGATCAGCGGCTTCTGGGCAGTGTTGAAATAGACTTCATTTTCCACTGACCGGCCCGTACCCTTAAACCAGCTGTCGATAAATTTGGGCGGGTAGGCTGCCGGGTCCTTGAGGTTTTCATCCCAGCCCTTGCGGCTTGCGCGAAGGAAAGCAACAATATCCTTGCGCTTCGTCTTGAGCGTTTCTTCCGTAACGACCACCGTATCGTTGAAGATGGTGAAGCCGAAGTCATAAAGCAGGAAGAATATGGCCTCTTCACCGGCCTGCTTGATGGTGAAGGGAACGTTGGTCGTAAAATCAAGCGACGCGTCGATTTCACCCTTGATAAGCGGCGTTGGGTCATACGCGTAAGGGACGATGTTAACCTGGGACGGATCGATCCCCGAAATCTTCAGCATTGCCTCGACCGAGATGACATTGACCGGCGGTACCGCAAGGGTCTTGCCGATGAGATCCTTTGGTTCCCTGATCGGATTCTTGGCGAGCGAAACAATGCCGATGGGATTCTTCTGATATTGGGCGCCGATGATCTTGAAAGGTGCGCCCTGTTCGACGATAGCCTTGATCGTCGTGTCCGGAGTGGTGAGTGTCAGGTCAGCCTTGCCCGCAATGATCGCGCTTTCGGGGATGACATCCGGACCGCCGGAAATGTAATTGAGATCAAGGCCTTCTTCTCGATAAAAACCCTTGTCGGCCGCAACAAAATAGCCGCAGAATTCCGCGTCATTGATCCAGGACGCTTGAAAGTTGAACGGCGTATCGGCATCGGCAAAGCGGCTCATCGCAGGAAAGGTGGCAGCAGCTCCCATAAGTCCGAGAAAACGGCGACGATCCAAGGCAATATTCATCGAAACTTCCTTTTGGTGCTGAATTTTCAGGCTATGCCGCGTATGCGGGCGAGTTCACGCAATGGTGGAATCGATTGTATTTCCTCTGCCGAAACCTCGTTCCAGCGGACGCCGCGCGGTCGGCGACGATTGCGCGTTATTTCAATCAGACGGCTTGGTGTGGCAATGAAATCGAGAGCAATATCGCTTTCGGAGACGTTGAGGCGCTCTTCCACGATCTGCACGTCGTGGACTGCTGCGACAATCAGGGATTGCTCGTCTGCAAGCCCCAGGTCGGTGAACATGCCCCATTCCAGATCGAAGAACGCATGGCCTTTGCCAAAGCGGACTCCATCAATGGAAACAGCGGATGCGCCAGTCGCCACGACATCAAAACGGCCGATATGGGTCAGGTCTTCGAGGCTGACCGCTCGACCGAAATGTTCCATCCCGTCAAGCCAGGCTGCGGCTTTCTCCAACCCCGGGGGAACGGATCCCGGTTGCAGTAGGAGAAAGCCGCGCTGCATGCCGTAAGTCGGCATGATGAATGGTGTACCCGACTTGATCAGGCGACGGCGCAACTCGATCATGGAATTATCCGGAGTGACAAAAACCAGATTGGCCTTTGCAAACCCTTCAAGCGCCAGCAAACGATCGGTAGCTGCCTCGACACCCTCAAAGTCCGGAATGAATTCCGAAAATTTGAGGTGGAAGCGTGCATCAGGACGTGCGACATCTTTCAGTCGCTCCCAGATGCGCTGCCGGATATTGCGGGAATACGCCATGGAGATTCCATGAATTTCAACGTTTCACTATCAATGAAACAAATGTTTCAGTATTGCAAGAGGCAATGATAAGCTTTTTTGGTGCATTAGAGATTCGGAATAAACGCACATGGCTTCACGTCTGGTACTGCGCATACAGGAGCGCTACGCAAAGCTCACGGCAGGAGAGCAGAAAATCGCGCAGCTAGTACTTGAGCGCGAGGACGATATTCTGATT is from Brucella intermedia LMG 3301 and encodes:
- the minD gene encoding septum site-determining protein MinD — its product is MAKVIVVTSGKGGVGKTTSTAAIGAALAQRGEKTVVIDFDVGLRNLDLVMGAERRVVFDLVNVIQGDAKLPQALIRDKRLETLYLLPASQTRDKDNLTIEGVDRVMEDLKKEFDWIICDSPAGIERGATLAMRHADMAVVVTNPEVSSVRDSDRIIGLLDAKTLKAERGERVEKHLLLTRYDPVRAERGDMLKVEDVLEILSIPLLGIIPESQDVLRASNIGSPVTLADQRSAPALAYLDAARRLAGEEVPMTVPSEKRGLLGKLFGRRAA
- the minE gene encoding cell division topological specificity factor MinE, which encodes MSLFRFFSKPASAPQARERLQVLLAHERASHEHSDLVAVLREEILAVIAKHIQIDRDKVSVKMDRGDQMSTLEVDIELPLKTKAKVRAA
- a CDS encoding LysR family transcriptional regulator ArgP translates to MIDYSALRAVAMVVQTGSFEKAARALSVTPSAISQRVKHLEERLGAVLIERGTPCTATEKGDWLCRHIEQVGMLERELLAELPGLSGSENSAQRVTLHIATNADSLGTWFLNAISHFSTASDYLFNIAVDDQDHTAEWLQRGRVVAAVTSLPKPVQGCRLTPLGTLRYRATASPDFITRYFPDGVTRDAIAKAPALTFNQKDRLQDRWVRSVLGTDMTCPTHWLPSTQAFVDASLSGMGWGMNPVQLVGEHLKAGRLVELIPDTALDIPLFWQVNRLAADRLAGLTQTVLTTARRELAPLPQK
- a CDS encoding LysE/ArgO family amino acid transporter; this encodes MNPSVYVTGLTMGLSLIVAIGAQNAFVLRQGLRDEHVFAVSLVCAISDAILILIGVTSFQKIAAIMPALDPIMRYGGAAFLIWYGARSLHSAFTSSAVLATANGASVSLTRTLATCLALTWLNPHVYLDTVVLLGTISTQFPGLETSFAAGAITASFVFFFSLGFGARWLRPIFARPSSWRILEGVIALTMWSIALKLVIGM
- a CDS encoding 5-formyltetrahydrofolate cyclo-ligase; protein product: MEITDHKASVRERVWSELRKVAVPDSRFHFDFGEFIADFEGGEEAVARLTSHRYYQNADFIFITPDNCLDRLRLQALKDGKTVLITTYSIRRGFWVLDPKLISPDHYLYASTLDGMERVGQPVTLKDISALPVIDYMVTGTGAINLEGVRFGKGHGFFDAEWGMLYRLGRITAATPAAAVVHDCQVLSEKLTPDIYDTVADVIFTPTRTIEVKDPHKPTCGIIWDRLDPVMFETIPPLQELKAMGL
- a CDS encoding ABC transporter permease — translated: MADVKPSTHLSTLRNWIILLAIWEICGRFSLIADGALPAPSAILARLWIDRADYPAHILATLEGAGAGFIIGNLIAVAAGILFALFPAAAKLGRGVNIAIFALPPIAISPILVLTFSGMTPRITLAALGCYFITMAATVTGISQTDRRMIDIVRAYGGNRWKVLRLAQLRSALPSILAGLRIAAPNAVLGSILAEFGGGGRFGLGAYLIGSLGRAEPTRLWGIGLCATLLAGLAYALFSVVAKVLTGSTKAITVPASAPDVVQHRSRGLNYVLTVCSVALPFLLWWLLLVVMGTPAMIAKTPAGLFDYLFLAPSATAAQTKLLTALLQTLPLTFLGMAAGILFAFALAIASVAKPAIVRGFMPVALVTQTMPLVALTPLLVLLLGRGPSVILWITISVTFFPAFVTMAQGMALVPRAALDVPRAYGANVWKQIRLVSVPASLPYLFAAIRLAVPRALLGVMIAEWLATGTGLGNLLNQSRGYLDYGMIWAVAVVSVMLSVFFYQIVALCERRVLARRGMSPAD
- a CDS encoding ABC transporter ATP-binding protein, encoding MPEMSGIKLENVTRSFSGRGTNVIALSDVSLECPAGSFTALIGPSGCGKSTMLRLALGLDRPDSGAISVMDKSPVKAAKAGLTGVAFQDAALMPWRSVEDNIALPLDVLGLSRSAKSHRIAELIALVGLKGFEKALPGELSGGMRQRVAIARSLVTDPRVLFLDEPFGALDQILRRQMNIELQRIWLESKATTLLVTHGIDEAVFLADRIVVMHSRPGRIAQIIDIPLERPRSPEIFSTSQFHALEDAIAEALHG
- a CDS encoding ABC transporter substrate-binding protein, producing the protein MNIALDRRRFLGLMGAAATFPAMSRFADADTPFNFQASWINDAEFCGYFVAADKGFYREEGLDLNYISGGPDVIPESAIIAGKADLTLTTPDTTIKAIVEQGAPFKIIGAQYQKNPIGIVSLAKNPIREPKDLIGKTLAVPPVNVISVEAMLKISGIDPSQVNIVPYAYDPTPLIKGEIDASLDFTTNVPFTIKQAGEEAIFFLLYDFGFTIFNDTVVVTEETLKTKRKDIVAFLRASRKGWDENLKDPAAYPPKFIDSWFKGTGRSVENEVYFNTAQKPLIESPHGIFSMSEEAIEKTIAALGTIGIAAKRDHFDTTLLEEI
- a CDS encoding 5-formyltetrahydrofolate cyclo-ligase yields the protein MAYSRNIRQRIWERLKDVARPDARFHLKFSEFIPDFEGVEAATDRLLALEGFAKANLVFVTPDNSMIELRRRLIKSGTPFIMPTYGMQRGFLLLQPGSVPPGLEKAAAWLDGMEHFGRAVSLEDLTHIGRFDVVATGASAVSIDGVRFGKGHAFFDLEWGMFTDLGLADEQSLIVAAVHDVQIVEERLNVSESDIALDFIATPSRLIEITRNRRRPRGVRWNEVSAEEIQSIPPLRELARIRGIA